One Streptomyces fagopyri DNA window includes the following coding sequences:
- a CDS encoding cytochrome P450 family protein has product MTDQPPPLSPAPELFTWEFATDPYPAYAWLREHAPVHRTRLPSGVEAWLVTRYADAKQALADGRLSKNPAHHDEPAHAKGKTGIPGERKAELMTHLLNIDPPDHTRLRRLVSKAFTPRRVAEFAPRVQELTDQLIDRFWERGSADLIHEFAFPLPIYAICDLLGVPREDQDDFRDWAGMMIRHGGGPRGGVGRSVKKMRGYLGELIHKKREALPDVPAPGEDLISGLIRASDHGEHLTENEAAAMAFILLFAGFETTVNLIGNGMYALLTHPGERARLQTSLAAGERGLLETGVEELLRYDGPVELATWRFATEAVRIGGQDIAPGDPVLVVLAAADRDPARFARPDTLDLSRRDNQHVGYGHGIHYCLGAPLARLEGQTALAALLTRLPDLQLAVDSADLRWRGGLIMRGLRTLPVEFTPGR; this is encoded by the coding sequence GTGACCGACCAGCCCCCGCCGCTCAGCCCCGCCCCCGAACTCTTCACCTGGGAGTTCGCCACCGATCCCTATCCGGCGTACGCCTGGCTGCGCGAGCACGCGCCCGTGCACCGGACGCGGCTGCCCAGTGGGGTGGAGGCCTGGCTGGTCACCCGGTACGCGGACGCGAAGCAGGCGCTCGCGGACGGACGGCTCAGCAAGAACCCCGCTCACCACGACGAACCCGCGCACGCGAAGGGCAAGACGGGCATCCCGGGGGAGCGCAAGGCCGAGCTGATGACCCATCTGCTCAACATCGACCCGCCGGACCACACCCGGCTGCGACGGCTCGTCAGCAAGGCGTTCACCCCGCGGCGGGTCGCCGAGTTCGCGCCGCGGGTGCAGGAGCTCACCGACCAGCTCATCGACCGGTTTTGGGAGAGGGGCTCCGCCGACCTCATCCACGAGTTCGCCTTCCCGCTCCCCATCTACGCCATCTGCGACCTGCTGGGCGTTCCCCGTGAGGACCAGGACGACTTCCGGGACTGGGCGGGGATGATGATCCGGCACGGCGGAGGGCCGCGGGGCGGGGTCGGACGGTCCGTCAAGAAGATGCGCGGGTATCTGGGCGAGCTCATCCACAAGAAGCGCGAGGCCCTTCCCGACGTGCCCGCGCCCGGCGAGGACCTCATCTCCGGTCTCATCCGCGCCTCCGACCACGGCGAGCACCTCACCGAGAACGAGGCCGCCGCGATGGCGTTCATCCTGCTCTTCGCCGGGTTCGAGACGACGGTGAACCTGATCGGCAACGGCATGTACGCGCTCCTCACCCATCCCGGGGAGCGGGCGCGGCTGCAGACCTCCCTCGCCGCCGGCGAGCGGGGCCTGCTGGAGACGGGAGTCGAGGAACTCCTGCGCTACGACGGCCCGGTGGAGCTGGCCACCTGGCGGTTTGCGACCGAGGCGGTGCGCATCGGCGGACAGGACATCGCGCCCGGCGACCCCGTGCTCGTCGTCCTCGCGGCCGCGGACCGTGACCCGGCCCGGTTCGCGCGGCCCGACACGCTGGATCTCTCCCGACGTGACAACCAGCACGTCGGATACGGCCACGGCATCCACTACTGCCTCGGCGCGCCGCTGGCCCGGCTGGAGGGGCAGACCGCGCTGGCCGCGCTCCTCACCCGGCTCCCCGACCTCCAACTCGCGGTCGATTCGGCTGATTTGCGATGGCGCGGTGGCCTCATTATGCGTGGATTGCGCACACTTCCGGTGGAGTTCACGCCTGGTCGGTAG
- a CDS encoding FtsB family cell division protein, protein MAVKDRDRFSTATRLRLLGEQTAARVYRSQTKRQARRSRLTGRAALLALVVCSLIVALAYPIRQYVSQRAEIADLQRQQEQARARVEQLRDLKARWQDDAYAEQRIRERLHYVMPGETGYVVIDPDAAKQSRTDRGAAARPWYANVWDGVDKSDRADR, encoded by the coding sequence ATGGCCGTGAAGGACCGGGACCGGTTCTCCACCGCGACCCGGCTGCGGCTGCTCGGCGAGCAGACGGCGGCCCGGGTCTACCGCTCCCAGACCAAGCGTCAGGCCCGGCGCTCGCGGCTGACGGGCCGGGCCGCGCTGCTGGCGCTCGTCGTCTGCTCCCTGATCGTGGCCCTCGCGTACCCCATAAGGCAGTACGTGTCCCAGCGCGCCGAGATCGCCGACCTCCAGCGGCAGCAGGAACAGGCCCGCGCCCGGGTCGAACAGCTGCGGGACCTGAAGGCACGCTGGCAGGACGACGCGTACGCGGAGCAGCGGATCCGGGAACGGCTGCACTATGTGATGCCGGGTGAGACCGGATACGTCGTGATCGACCCGGACGCGGCGAAGCAGTCGCGGACGGACCGGGGGGCGGCGGCCCGCCCCTGGTACGCCAACGTCTGGGACGGCGTCGACAAGTCCGACCGCGCCGACCGGTGA
- a CDS encoding LysM peptidoglycan-binding domain-containing protein produces the protein MLFSSKGKHRRPSKATRVATLAGVTGVAIAAPLMAAGSASAATASEWDAVAQCESGGNWSINTGNGYYGGLQFSASTWAAYGGTAYASTADKASKSQQITVGEKVLAAQGKGAWPTCGTGLSGAAYTGGAAAPAKPAAPAKPSTSTDTHSSDTAASRSSERPAAKKTVSTPTGKKVKKGDGEYKVVKGDTLSSIAEKKKVKGGWQHLFKLNKDIVDDADFIYPGQQLHLG, from the coding sequence ATGCTGTTTTCCAGCAAGGGCAAGCACCGCCGTCCGTCCAAGGCCACCCGTGTCGCCACGCTCGCCGGGGTCACCGGTGTCGCCATCGCCGCTCCGCTGATGGCGGCCGGCAGCGCCTCCGCCGCCACCGCGTCCGAGTGGGACGCCGTCGCCCAGTGCGAGTCCGGCGGCAACTGGTCGATCAACACCGGCAACGGTTACTACGGCGGCCTGCAGTTCTCGGCCTCCACCTGGGCCGCGTACGGCGGCACCGCCTACGCCTCCACCGCGGACAAGGCCTCCAAGTCCCAGCAGATCACCGTCGGCGAGAAGGTCCTCGCCGCGCAGGGCAAGGGTGCCTGGCCGACCTGCGGCACGGGCCTGTCCGGCGCCGCGTACACCGGTGGTGCGGCCGCCCCGGCCAAGCCTGCCGCCCCGGCCAAGCCGTCCACCTCCACCGACACCCACTCGTCGGACACCGCCGCCTCCCGTTCCTCCGAGCGTCCGGCGGCGAAGAAGACCGTCTCCACCCCGACCGGCAAGAAGGTCAAGAAGGGTGACGGCGAGTACAAGGTCGTCAAGGGTGACACCCTCAGCTCGATCGCCGAGAAGAAGAAGGTCAAGGGCGGCTGGCAGCACCTGTTCAAGCTGAACAAGGACATCGTCGACGACGCGGACTTCATCTACCCGGGGCAGCAGCTCCACCTCGGCTGA
- a CDS encoding DUF501 domain-containing protein → METPPPPTPRTEPTDADVEAFKQQLGRPPRGLRAIAHRCPCGEPDVVETAPRLPDGTPFPTTYYLTCPRAASAIGTLEANGVMKEMTDRLATDPELAAAYRAAHEDYIARRDAIEVLAGFPSAGGMPDRVKCLHVLVAHSLAAGPGVNPLGDEAIAMLPEWWRKGACVVPSGAASGGPEESPAGA, encoded by the coding sequence ATGGAAACGCCCCCGCCGCCCACCCCGCGGACCGAACCGACCGACGCGGACGTCGAGGCCTTCAAACAGCAGCTCGGCCGTCCGCCGCGCGGGCTGCGCGCGATCGCGCACCGCTGTCCCTGCGGTGAGCCGGACGTGGTGGAGACGGCGCCCCGGCTTCCCGACGGGACGCCGTTCCCGACGACGTACTACCTGACGTGCCCCCGCGCGGCCTCCGCGATCGGCACGCTGGAGGCCAACGGCGTCATGAAGGAGATGACGGACCGTCTCGCCACCGACCCCGAGCTGGCCGCGGCGTACCGGGCCGCCCACGAGGACTACATCGCGCGCCGCGACGCCATCGAGGTGCTCGCCGGGTTCCCGAGCGCGGGGGGCATGCCGGACCGGGTGAAGTGCCTGCACGTCCTGGTGGCGCACTCCCTGGCCGCGGGTCCCGGGGTGAACCCGCTGGGCGACGAGGCGATCGCGATGTTGCCGGAGTGGTGGCGCAAGGGTGCGTGTGTCGTTCCCTCGGGGGCCGCGTCCGGCGGTCCCGAGGAGTCCCCGGCCGGGGCCTGA
- a CDS encoding nucleoside triphosphate pyrophosphohydrolase, which yields MNATSSDAAAQAGPTAPGRIVLLTTSHRVAPGLLSWPAWQALRGADQVLCADGAHPQLPYLREAGVTVDETSPGAQELVDACAGGRTVVVVATGEGEPRLTDGLARLAGSGRVHMPELELLPASYDLPGARLLDLVQVMDRIRVECPWSSRQTHEGLAKYGIEEAYELVEAIEEGDRDELREELGDVLLQVVFHSRIAEEGRPEDGAEPFSIDDVAGGIVAKLIHRHPHVFGDETATTPEEVKEHWLRTKAEEKRRTSVTEGIPLGQPGLALAAKLASRARTAGLEVELPHGEGVGYELLAVAARAEAEGVDPETALRAAARAYRDAIRAEEGSPALDG from the coding sequence GTGAACGCAACCAGCTCCGACGCAGCCGCCCAGGCCGGCCCCACCGCCCCCGGCCGTATCGTCCTGCTCACCACCAGCCACCGCGTCGCGCCCGGACTGCTGTCCTGGCCCGCCTGGCAGGCGCTGCGCGGCGCCGACCAGGTGCTGTGCGCGGACGGCGCTCATCCGCAGCTGCCCTACCTGCGTGAGGCCGGCGTCACCGTGGACGAGACCTCGCCCGGCGCGCAGGAGCTGGTGGACGCCTGTGCCGGCGGACGCACGGTGGTGGTCGTGGCCACCGGCGAGGGCGAGCCGCGCCTCACCGACGGCCTGGCCCGGCTGGCCGGCTCCGGCCGGGTCCACATGCCGGAGCTGGAGCTGCTCCCCGCCTCGTACGACCTGCCGGGCGCCCGTCTCCTCGACCTCGTCCAGGTCATGGACCGCATCCGCGTCGAGTGCCCCTGGTCGTCCCGGCAGACCCACGAGGGCCTGGCGAAGTACGGGATCGAGGAGGCGTACGAACTGGTCGAGGCGATCGAGGAGGGCGACCGGGACGAACTCAGGGAGGAGCTCGGCGACGTCCTTCTCCAGGTGGTCTTCCACTCCCGGATCGCTGAGGAGGGCCGCCCGGAGGACGGTGCCGAGCCCTTCTCGATCGACGACGTGGCGGGCGGCATCGTGGCCAAGCTGATCCACCGCCACCCGCACGTGTTCGGCGACGAGACGGCCACGACCCCCGAAGAGGTCAAGGAGCACTGGCTGCGCACCAAGGCCGAGGAGAAGCGCCGGACGTCGGTGACCGAGGGGATACCGCTGGGCCAGCCGGGTCTGGCGCTCGCGGCCAAGCTCGCCTCACGGGCGCGCACGGCGGGACTCGAGGTCGAACTGCCGCACGGCGAGGGCGTCGGGTACGAGCTGCTGGCCGTGGCCGCGCGGGCCGAGGCCGAGGGCGTGGACCCGGAGACGGCACTGCGCGCGGCGGCGCGGGCCTACCGGGACGCGATCCGTGCCGAGGAGGGTTCTCCGGCGCTCGACGGCTGA
- a CDS encoding globin domain-containing protein, with translation MDPEILRSSFAVVERRAEFAVKYFYSHLFRHNPDVRELFPLDHPQDMERQRDRLFAALTYVLERLEDPALPGYLRELGRDHRKYLAEPEHYAAVGASLIAAFAVVAGSAWNAEAEKAWGEAYGAIANVMLQGAWEAQHAGEPPWWDAEVVSRTRHGDDLVVLTLRPHRRIRYLPGQYVSVNVPYLPGVWRPYSIGNAPRADLTLDLHVSRVEDGVLSTALVRRTREGDVLRLGAPGGGLILRTPVERPLTFIAAGTGWAPVKALLQQLDATHEARLFLVARDTSYLYDRSAVERLQARLPRLGVTFITPAPGRPRTQATERLLTALGNRAGWARHDVYLTGPPQLVEEVGEALPALGTPYDRLFRDLLPPGPEARGRPLGAAEWLLDRPRPNWHNPSARAPGA, from the coding sequence GTGGACCCCGAAATACTCAGATCCAGCTTCGCGGTCGTCGAGAGACGGGCCGAGTTCGCGGTCAAGTACTTCTACTCGCACCTCTTCCGGCACAACCCGGACGTGCGCGAGCTCTTCCCGCTGGACCACCCGCAGGACATGGAGCGGCAGCGGGACCGTCTGTTCGCGGCGCTCACGTATGTACTGGAACGGCTGGAGGACCCCGCTCTGCCGGGGTACCTGCGGGAACTGGGGCGCGATCACCGCAAATACCTGGCCGAACCGGAGCACTACGCGGCGGTGGGGGCGAGTCTCATCGCGGCGTTCGCCGTCGTCGCCGGGTCGGCGTGGAACGCGGAGGCGGAGAAGGCCTGGGGCGAGGCGTACGGGGCGATCGCGAACGTCATGCTCCAGGGCGCTTGGGAGGCGCAGCACGCGGGCGAACCGCCCTGGTGGGACGCCGAGGTCGTGTCCCGGACGCGGCACGGCGACGACCTCGTCGTCCTCACCCTGCGACCGCACCGGCGGATCCGCTACCTTCCCGGCCAGTACGTCAGCGTCAACGTCCCGTATCTGCCGGGCGTCTGGCGGCCGTACTCCATCGGCAACGCGCCCCGCGCCGACCTCACCCTCGACCTGCACGTCAGCCGGGTGGAGGACGGGGTGCTCTCCACCGCCCTCGTGCGGCGGACCCGGGAGGGCGACGTCCTGCGGCTCGGCGCACCCGGCGGCGGACTGATCCTGCGGACGCCGGTGGAGCGGCCGCTGACCTTCATCGCGGCCGGCACCGGGTGGGCGCCGGTCAAGGCGCTGCTCCAGCAGCTCGACGCCACGCACGAGGCCCGGCTGTTCCTCGTCGCCCGTGACACCTCGTACCTCTACGACCGGTCGGCCGTGGAGCGTCTGCAGGCACGGCTGCCCCGGCTGGGCGTCACCTTCATCACCCCGGCGCCCGGCCGCCCCAGGACCCAGGCGACCGAGCGGCTGCTGACCGCGCTGGGCAACCGGGCGGGCTGGGCCCGGCACGACGTCTATCTGACCGGTCCGCCCCAGCTCGTCGAGGAGGTCGGCGAGGCCCTCCCCGCCCTCGGCACCCCGTACGACCGGCTCTTCCGCGACCTCCTGCCGCCCGGCCCGGAGGCCCGCGGTCGGCCGCTGGGCGCGGCGGAATGGCTGCTCGACCGGCCCCGGCCGAACTGGCACAACCCGTCGGCCCGCGCACCGGGCGCGTGA
- a CDS encoding transglycosylase family protein translates to MLSGNGRHRRPRQAPALIVAAGVTGSAIAIPLLGAASANAADGTTWDRVAECESGGQWSADDGNGYYGGLQLTQENWQSYGGRMYAPSADEASRSQQIAVAERVLADQGLAAWPTCGPLSGLSKGSGGVSVDTGVAGDSSSSSDSSTSSDESDSLSDSLGIGASSSDSSRSDSPSTDSSSGGTGNRTESDTFSGEGSGSAGETDSAGARSTKGGESGNSGQGGDASATPEGTASGAGRHRGGGAAENSAGDTAEGRGDDSAGRHASRDSDASRDVIDGSYVVRTGDSLSAIADALDLEGGWAGLYAGNEKTVGVDPDLILPGQSLAVDAESGEK, encoded by the coding sequence ATGCTCTCCGGGAACGGCCGCCATCGTCGCCCCCGTCAGGCTCCGGCCCTCATCGTCGCGGCAGGGGTGACGGGATCGGCCATCGCCATCCCGTTGCTCGGCGCCGCCAGCGCGAACGCGGCCGACGGCACCACGTGGGACCGGGTCGCCGAGTGCGAGAGCGGCGGTCAGTGGAGCGCCGACGACGGCAACGGGTACTACGGCGGGCTGCAGTTGACCCAGGAGAACTGGCAGAGCTACGGCGGCCGCATGTACGCGCCGAGCGCCGACGAGGCCAGCCGGTCGCAGCAGATAGCCGTCGCCGAGCGGGTCCTGGCCGACCAGGGCCTGGCCGCCTGGCCGACCTGTGGCCCGCTCTCCGGACTCAGCAAGGGTTCGGGCGGCGTCTCGGTCGACACGGGCGTGGCCGGCGACTCGTCCAGTTCATCCGATTCATCCACTTCATCCGATGAGTCCGACTCCCTGTCGGACTCGCTGGGGATCGGGGCCTCTTCGTCCGACTCCTCCCGGTCCGACTCACCCTCGACCGATTCGTCCTCGGGTGGGACCGGGAACAGAACGGAGTCGGACACCTTCTCGGGCGAGGGGTCCGGCAGCGCCGGTGAGACGGACAGTGCGGGCGCGAGGTCGACGAAGGGTGGCGAATCGGGCAACTCGGGCCAGGGTGGCGACGCTTCGGCGACACCCGAGGGGACCGCGAGCGGCGCCGGGCGTCACCGCGGCGGCGGTGCCGCCGAGAACTCCGCGGGCGACACGGCGGAGGGCCGCGGCGACGACTCCGCCGGCCGGCACGCCTCACGCGACTCCGACGCCTCTCGTGACGTCATCGACGGCTCGTACGTCGTCCGCACCGGAGACAGCCTCTCGGCGATCGCCGACGCCCTTGACCTCGAAGGCGGATGGGCCGGGCTCTACGCCGGCAACGAGAAGACGGTCGGTGTCGACCCGGACCTCATCCTCCCCGGTCAGAGCCTTGCAGTTGATGCCGAATCGGGCGAAAAGTAG
- a CDS encoding Ppx/GppA phosphatase family protein, whose protein sequence is MTRVAAIDCGTNSIRLLVADANPATGELVDLDRRMTIVRLGQGVDRTGRLAPEALDRTFAACREYAAVIKEHGAERVRFVATSASRDAENRDEFVRGVLDILGVEPEVITGDQEAEFSFTGATKELGGRDDLAKPYLVVDIGGGSTEFVVGDDHVGAARSVDIGCVRMTERHLVHAGVVSDPPAPAEADAIRADIEAALDLAARTVPLGEARTLVGLAGSVTTVAAIALDLPAYDSAAIHHSRVPREKVREITERLLRSTHAERAAIPSMHPGRVDVIAAGALVLLAIMERTGAEEVVVSEHDILDGIAWSVA, encoded by the coding sequence ATGACCAGGGTCGCCGCCATCGACTGCGGTACCAACTCCATCCGTCTCCTCGTCGCCGACGCGAACCCGGCGACAGGCGAACTCGTCGACCTGGACCGCCGCATGACGATCGTCCGGCTCGGCCAGGGAGTCGACCGCACCGGCCGCCTCGCCCCCGAAGCCCTGGACCGCACCTTCGCGGCCTGCCGCGAGTACGCCGCGGTCATCAAGGAACACGGCGCGGAGCGAGTCCGCTTCGTCGCGACCTCAGCCTCCCGCGACGCCGAGAACAGGGACGAGTTCGTACGCGGCGTCCTCGACATCCTGGGCGTCGAGCCCGAGGTGATCACCGGTGATCAGGAGGCCGAGTTCTCCTTCACGGGAGCGACGAAGGAACTCGGCGGCCGGGACGACCTCGCCAAGCCGTACCTGGTCGTGGACATCGGCGGCGGCTCCACCGAGTTCGTCGTCGGCGACGACCACGTAGGCGCCGCCCGCTCCGTGGACATCGGCTGCGTACGGATGACCGAGCGCCACCTGGTGCACGCCGGCGTGGTGAGCGACCCCCCGGCGCCCGCGGAGGCCGACGCGATCCGCGCCGACATCGAGGCCGCGCTGGACCTCGCGGCCCGGACGGTCCCGCTGGGCGAGGCCCGCACCCTGGTCGGGCTCGCCGGTTCGGTCACCACGGTCGCGGCCATCGCGCTGGACCTCCCCGCGTACGACTCGGCCGCCATCCACCACTCCCGCGTCCCGCGCGAGAAGGTCCGCGAGATCACCGAACGGCTGCTGCGCTCCACCCACGCCGAACGGGCCGCGATCCCCTCGATGCACCCCGGGCGGGTCGACGTCATCGCCGCGGGCGCCCTCGTCCTGCTCGCGATCATGGAGCGGACCGGCGCGGAGGAGGTCGTCGTCAGTGAGCACGACATCCTCGACGGGATCGCGTGGTCCGTCGCCTGA
- a CDS encoding NAD(P)/FAD-dependent oxidoreductase, producing the protein MSTTERPRILVVGGGYVGLYAARRILKKMRYGEATVTVVDPRSYMTYQPFLPEAAAGSISPRHVVVPLRRVLPKAEVLTGRVTTIDQDRKVATIAPLVGEAYELPFDYLVIAMGAVSRTFPIPGLAEQGIGMKGIEEAIGLRNHVLEQLDKADSTTDEEVRRKALTFVFVGGGFAGAETIGEVEDMARDASKYYGNVSREDMRFILVDAADKILPEVGPKLGQYGKEHLESRGVEIYLSTSMDSCVDGHVVLKNGLEVDSDTIVWTAGVKPNPVLSRFGLPLGPRGHVDTQTTLQVQGTDYIWAAGDNAQVPDLAARKAGVENAWCPPNAQHALRQAKLLGDNVISGMRGFPQKDYSHSNKGAVAGLGLHKGVAMIVMGKTKIKLKGRLAWYMHRGYHGLAMPTWNRKIRVFADWTLATFLKREVVSLGAMETPREEFYEAAKPAPAAAAAAHAGAKTEERAKAS; encoded by the coding sequence ATGAGCACCACGGAGCGTCCCAGGATCCTCGTAGTAGGCGGTGGGTACGTAGGCCTGTACGCAGCTCGGCGCATTCTCAAGAAGATGCGCTACGGAGAGGCGACCGTCACGGTCGTCGACCCCCGGTCGTACATGACCTACCAGCCCTTCCTCCCCGAAGCCGCCGCCGGCAGCATCTCCCCGCGGCATGTCGTCGTCCCACTGCGACGCGTGCTGCCCAAGGCGGAGGTTCTGACCGGTCGGGTCACCACCATCGACCAGGACCGCAAGGTCGCCACGATCGCCCCCCTCGTGGGTGAGGCGTACGAGCTGCCTTTCGACTACCTCGTCATCGCGATGGGCGCGGTCTCCCGCACCTTCCCGATTCCCGGACTCGCCGAGCAGGGCATCGGCATGAAGGGCATCGAGGAGGCCATCGGCCTGCGCAACCACGTTCTCGAGCAGTTGGACAAGGCCGACTCGACCACCGACGAGGAGGTCCGCCGCAAGGCGCTGACCTTCGTCTTCGTCGGCGGTGGCTTCGCCGGTGCGGAGACCATCGGCGAGGTCGAGGACATGGCCCGCGACGCGTCGAAGTACTACGGCAACGTGTCCCGTGAGGACATGCGCTTCATCCTCGTCGACGCCGCGGACAAGATCCTTCCCGAGGTCGGCCCCAAGCTCGGCCAGTACGGCAAGGAGCACCTGGAGTCGCGCGGGGTCGAGATCTACCTCTCGACCTCCATGGACTCCTGCGTCGACGGTCACGTCGTGCTGAAGAACGGCCTCGAGGTCGACTCCGACACGATCGTGTGGACGGCGGGCGTCAAGCCGAACCCGGTCCTCTCGCGGTTCGGTCTGCCGCTCGGCCCGCGCGGCCACGTGGACACGCAGACCACGCTGCAGGTGCAGGGTACGGACTACATCTGGGCCGCGGGCGACAACGCCCAGGTGCCGGACCTCGCCGCCCGCAAGGCCGGTGTGGAGAACGCCTGGTGCCCGCCGAACGCGCAGCACGCGCTTCGTCAGGCCAAGCTGCTCGGCGACAACGTGATCTCCGGTATGCGGGGCTTCCCGCAGAAGGACTACAGCCACTCCAACAAGGGTGCTGTCGCGGGCCTCGGCCTCCACAAGGGCGTCGCGATGATCGTCATGGGCAAGACGAAGATCAAGCTCAAGGGTCGCCTGGCGTGGTACATGCACCGTGGCTACCACGGTCTCGCCATGCCGACGTGGAACCGGAAGATCCGCGTCTTCGCGGACTGGACGCTCGCCACGTTCCTGAAGCGTGAGGTCGTCTCGCTCGGTGCCATGGAGACTCCGCGTGAGGAGTTCTACGAGGCGGCGAAGCCGGCGCCGGCTGCCGCCGCGGCCGCTCACGCGGGCGCCAAGACCGAGGAGCGGGCCAAGGCCTCCTGA
- the eno gene encoding phosphopyruvate hydratase, with the protein MLVPSIDVVVAREILDSRGNPTVEVEVGLDDGSTGRAAVPSGASTGAFEAIELRDGDPNRYQGKGVEKAVLAVIEQIGPELVGYDATEQRLIDQAMFDLDATDNKGSLGANAILGVSLAVAHAASEASDLPLFRYLGGPNAHLLPVPMMNILNGGSHADSNVDIQEFMIAPIGAESFSEALRWGAEVYHTLKSVLKSKGLSTGLGDEGGFAPNLESNRAALDLILEAIKQAGYVPGEQIALALDVAASEFYKDGKYEFEGKSRSAAEMTEYYEELVSAYPLVSIEDPLYEDDWAGWNVITQKLGAKVQIVGDDLFVTNPERLARGIEEGSANALLVKVNQIGSLTETLDAVEMAQRNGFKCMMSHRSGETEDVTIADLAVAVNCGQIKTGAPARSDRVAKYNQLLRIEEILDDAAVYAGRSAFPRFKG; encoded by the coding sequence ATGCTCGTGCCGTCCATCGACGTCGTCGTAGCCCGGGAAATCCTGGACTCCCGAGGCAACCCCACGGTCGAGGTCGAGGTCGGCCTCGACGACGGCAGCACGGGTCGTGCCGCCGTCCCGTCCGGCGCCTCCACGGGTGCCTTCGAGGCCATCGAGCTCCGTGACGGTGACCCCAACCGTTACCAGGGCAAGGGTGTCGAGAAGGCCGTCCTCGCCGTCATCGAGCAGATCGGCCCGGAGCTCGTCGGCTACGACGCCACCGAGCAGCGCCTGATCGACCAGGCCATGTTCGACCTGGACGCGACCGACAACAAGGGCTCGCTGGGCGCCAACGCCATCCTCGGCGTCTCGCTGGCCGTCGCGCACGCCGCCTCCGAGGCGTCCGACCTCCCGCTCTTCCGCTACCTGGGCGGCCCGAACGCGCACCTGCTGCCCGTCCCGATGATGAACATCCTGAACGGCGGGTCGCACGCCGACTCGAACGTGGACATCCAGGAGTTCATGATCGCCCCGATCGGCGCGGAGTCCTTCTCCGAGGCGCTGCGCTGGGGCGCCGAGGTCTACCACACCCTCAAGTCCGTCCTGAAGTCCAAGGGCCTGTCCACCGGCCTCGGCGACGAGGGCGGCTTCGCCCCGAACCTGGAGTCGAACCGCGCCGCGCTCGACCTCATCCTCGAGGCCATCAAGCAGGCCGGTTACGTCCCCGGTGAGCAGATCGCGCTCGCGCTCGACGTCGCCGCGTCCGAGTTCTACAAGGACGGCAAGTACGAGTTCGAGGGCAAGTCCCGCTCGGCCGCCGAGATGACCGAGTACTACGAGGAGCTCGTCTCCGCGTACCCGCTCGTCTCCATCGAGGACCCGCTGTACGAGGACGACTGGGCCGGCTGGAACGTCATCACCCAGAAGCTCGGCGCGAAGGTCCAGATCGTCGGCGACGACCTCTTCGTCACCAACCCCGAGCGCCTCGCCCGCGGCATCGAGGAGGGCTCCGCGAACGCCCTGCTCGTCAAGGTGAACCAGATCGGCTCGCTGACCGAGACCCTGGACGCCGTCGAGATGGCCCAGCGCAACGGCTTCAAGTGCATGATGTCCCACCGCTCCGGTGAGACCGAGGACGTCACCATCGCCGACCTGGCCGTCGCGGTGAACTGCGGCCAGATCAAGACCGGCGCCCCGGCCCGCTCGGACCGCGTCGCCAAGTACAACCAGCTGCTGCGCATCGAGGAGATCCTCGACGACGCCGCGGTGTACGCGGGCCGCTCGGCCTTCCCGCGCTTCAAGGGCTGA